The Mangrovimonas cancribranchiae nucleotide sequence ATTAATCCCATCTGTAGCATCAGCTAAACTTGAAAAGTATTCAACAGTTTCATTAGCTAAATCGTTAGAAATACTACTACTTAAACTATTTAAGTCAAATACTCCTATATCTGGCGTAATACTACATTGTTTAACATCGCCTATTTCATTAGCTTCTGGCGGACTAGGAAATGCACCATCTCCTTGCATAGCAGAACCTGTCCATTGAATCTCGAAAGGCGTATCAGCTCCAGGAGCTAAATCATGAGGTCTGTCAATTACAATATAATAATATTCGCCAGCAAGAACATCTAACCAACGTACATAACCATTTCCATTATCACCTGGTCCAGCTTGTGTTACCGTTGCTGTACTATTCATTCCTGTGTGATTATTGGATAAACCTGCCTGCTCTGGATTTGTGGTTGCACAACGAATAGGAGATCCTAAGTTGGCACAATTTCTATTTGGCCCAAACACCCAAAAATCGTAATCGACAGCTAAATTTGGATCTTCTGGTATTAAATCGAATCCTAATGTTCCATCTTGTACAATTTCAATTCTTAACCATATAGAATTATGCTCGTAACTTCCACAAGCATCTGAAAACTCTAAATCTCCATAGCCAGAGGCATTAGACATAAAAGTTCCATTACCACAAACTGTAATAGCATCTACACAATCGTTTGGTTCTTGCGCATATAATTGTGTAAATATGCTTAAAAAAGCACTTAATATAATATACTTTTTAATTGTATTCCCTTTCATCATAGTATCTCAAAAAAATCATTTTAAAAGAATGACTTTTCCACTTTTCTTTAACGCATTGACTACCTATTAAAGGTAATCAAAAAAAACTGTATTTACTTAATAATCAAAAACTCAGAACGCCTGTTTAACGCATCTTCTTCTTTAGTACAATTAGATTTACAATCTATTTTTGGTTCTGTACTTCCCATTCCTTTTGCAGATAATCTACTCTTATCTACTCCTTTTGAAATAAGGTATTGCATAGTTGACTGCGCACGTCTCTCGGATAACTTTAAATTATAACTAGCACTTCCTTTGGTGTCGGTGTGGGATTTTACCTGAATATTCATATCAGGGTAATCGTTCATAATTTTAACTAATTTGTCTAGTTCTAAAGCACCTTGCGAGGTTATATTACTTTTATTAAACTCGAAATAAATATTTTCTAGTTTCACTTCGGTTTCAGTAATCATTTCGTTAATTGGCTTTAACGCTACCTCAACAATTATTTGCTCTCCTTTAGATTCATCAACAGTTACAGTTGCAGATTCAAAACCTTCTTTCACAACATTAAATGTGTAGTTGTTTTTACAATTTACCTGAAAATTTGTTTGACCATTTTTAGCTGTTTCCTGGGTAGCAAGAATGTTACTATCCTTATCTAAAATAGAGACGTTTGCTTGCGGTATAATTTGATTAGTCGTTGCATCTTTCACAAAAGCAATAGCTTCGAATTGGCAAATAGGGGTTGCGCCATAAATATTATCTACTCCTGAACGATTTGAAGAAAAGTAGCCTATTTGCATTGCCGAGTTTAAACTAAAAGCAAAATCATCACTTTTAGTATTCACCCCGTTTCCCAAATTTATGGCGTTGTCATTTTTTGATAGATCGACTTTAAAAATGTCTAACCCTCCAAAACCTTGTCTCCCACTTGAAGCAAAGTACAATATATGATTTTCACTAATAAACGGAAATCCTTCTTTTCCTGCTGTATTAACTCTTTCACCTAAATTTTCGGGTTCTCCATAAGAATTACCATTTACAGAAACTCTCCAGATATCTGTATCTCCTAACCCACCAGGCATATTAGATGCAAAATAAAGTGTTTTACCATCGCTACTTAAACTGGGGTGTGTTACGGAATATTCTGTACTATTAAATGGTAATGGTTCTATATTACTCCACTTTCCATTTACTAAAGTCGCTTTAAAAAGTCCTTGTTGTCCAAGTTTAACCTTACTTCTTTTAAGTTTTTTGTACATTTTAGTGCTATGACCATCTCTTGCAAAAATCATAGTCTTACCATCTGTACTTAATGTTATTGGCCCATCGTGGTAAGGAGTGTTTAAGCCATTTTCTGCTTCTGGCTCGCTTAATGTACCATCGGAACTTCTAACAGACTTATAAATATCTAAATATGGTGATTTTGTCCAACTATCTTTCTTTCCACTTTCATCTCTTGCACTCACAAAATAAAGCACATTATTATTTGATAAAACAGGTGCAAAATCGCTTTGATTTGAACTAATATCTTCTATCTCCTCTACTTCAAATAATTTCGATTTATCAGCTAACTGTGGAATATAGTTAGGATTTTCTAAATGTGTTATTGCACGCTGATCTTTAGGCAATAGCTTAGCAAAAACATCCATTTGCTTGTTAGCTTCTTTATATTTTCCTTGCGATTTTAAGGTTTGTGCATATCTAAAATACGTTTCGGCATCTTGCGATGTTTGTACCGCCTTAGCATACCATTTTGAAGCTTCTTCCACATTATACACATGATAATAACTATCGGCCAATTGCTTATACACATGGGCATTACCTTCATGTTCTTCTACAAGTTTTAAATAAGCATCTATGGCATCGACGTATTGATACGTTTCAAAAAGCTTGTCGGCAGTTTCTATTTGATTATTTTGTGCAAAACCTAATGTTGCTATTAAGGCTGCACTTAAAAAACTATATATTTTTTTCATTTTTTAAACACGTTTTAGAGTTAGAAGAATCTTGGTGAAACAGATACTTTTTTCGGGAAATTTAAATCGAATAAAATCATCACTTCATGCGATCCCGAAGTATATGCGTTTAGTTCAGACACAACATGATCGTACGCATATCCAATACGTAAACCTTGTGTAATTTCAAAATTAGCCATCCCACCAACAGAGTCATCTAGACGGTAGGTTGCACCAATTTCAAAACGGTCAAAGAATAATACGTTTGCAGAAACATCTAATGATGTTGGGGCATCGAAAGCTGACTTTAATAAGAAAGACGGCTTAAACTTTGTATTTTCTGATAAGTTGAACACATATCCTGCTGAAAGGAAATAGTGCATAACATCTGTACCATACTTATATTCTCCATTATTATTGCTAATGTCTAAATAGGTACTTTTTAACATATTTGGCACGGCAAAAGACACGTAATATTTATTGGTATAATAGAAGAATCCTGCGCCAATGTTTAAGTGTGTATTATTAGTGTTTTGGCTAAAAGCTTCATCATTTGCATCAACTACATAACCATTACCAATATCGCTAAACAGCCCTATTTTTTGAAAAGTGGCACCTGCTTTCATACCTAACGCTAAACGGTGTTCACCACCAAGATTAAGCGTATAAGAGAAATCGGCATACACATTATTCTCTTCTACTGGACCAATTTTATCTGAAATAATAGAAAGCCCTAAGCCTACGTTTTTTCCTACTGGACTATGAGCAGAAAATGTAGCTGTTTTAGGAGCATCTGGAACATTTACCCACTGCGAACGGTATAATAATCCTAAAGACAAGTTCTCTTTAGAACCGGCGTAGGCAGGGTTAATCACATTCATATTATACATGTATTGTGTATACTGCGGATCTTGCTGTGCTTGAGCACTCACTAAAATGATAAGTGCAAAGGCTATTGTAAAATATAATTTCTTCATTTGTATTTTATATTGCTTTTTGTTAAAAAAACCGCCTGTCTGTATTGTTTAAACAGACGGTCTTATCATTTATAATTAGTGAGCTCTATTTATGAAAACCCATCCTGTTACCGAACTTCCATCGTCTTTTTTAATACTGTAGAAGTACGTACCATCTGGTAAATCGTTACCGTCGTTAGTTTGTCCATGCCATTGGTTAGTGTACATGCCTTTATAACTAAATACTTCACGACCATTTCGGTTATAGATAAAGATATCTGTAACGCCAAAGCCTGTTAAGTCAAACGAATCGTTTTTACCATTTCCATCTGGTGAAATACCTCTTGGAATATCTCTACATGCCGAACGCTCAACCATGAAAGATGCTGTTGTAGAACAACCACCAAACATTACCTCTACTAAAATTTGAGTTGGTAAATTTAAGTTAGTGTTATTTGCATAAGTCGTTACATTAAATGTTTCAGCGTTATCTCCAATAGTATTTCCGTTAGCATCCATCCATGTAAATGATGCTTCACTTTCATTAAACGATCCATTAACTGCTGAAGCTGTTAACACATAATCGCTATTGTTACATTCGCCATTTATAACAACTTCTATATCGTCTAATATTGTAATATCAAACGTACTTACACTTCCTTCAATACAGTTAGCAATGTCTTGCACAACCTCATAAACAACAGTATAATTACCTACTGAACTTGAAGACACATTAATTTCTCCAGTTGAAGCATTAATTGACAAACCATTCTCTGCTGTAAAAGTCCCTCCTGTTGTAAATCCAGCATCAAGAATAGGTAATACCATTCCGCCATCGGCACAGTATAGGTCTTCTTCATATGTAAACCCAGTTACCGTTGTAGTGCTAGCTATAATTTCGATTGAAGCTGTATAAGTTCCCGCTTCGATACAAGTTACTGTATCTCCTTCAAAAGTGTAGGTTACATCATGTATTCCTGATGATACCGAAGTTAAATCTACTTCTCCCGTTGCAGCATCAACCGTTACTGTTGTTGAACTAAATGTACCACCTGTTGTAAAACTAGTGTCTAATGAAGGTGTTGGATTTGTATCTAAATTACAATACGGACTTCCATTATAAGTAAACGTTAACGTTGGTGTAATTACTTCTACAATTTCTAATGATGTTGTATAGCTACCTGCTTCAGTACAAGTGGCTGCATCGCCATCAAACGTATAAGTAACATCGTGCATTCCTATTGTAGCTGTTGATAAATCTATCTCACCAGTTGCAGTATCAATAGTTAAAGTTGCTGAACTAAATGTCCCTCCTGTTGTAAACCCTTCTGACAATGTTGGTGTTGGGTTTTCACTATTTGCGCAATAGGATGCTTCGTAAGTAAACGCTGATGTTGGTGTAATTACTGCAACAACTTCTATAGAGGTTGTATAATTACCTTCACCTATACAATTTGCTTCATCTCCTGTGAAGGTATACGTAATATCATGTGTTCCTACTGTTGCTGTTGATAAGTCTATCTCGCCAGTTGCAGCATCAACTGTAACTGTCGCTGAACTAAATATTCCGCCTGTTGTAAACCCAGCTTCTAATGTAGGCAATGGATTTGTACTATCGGCACAATAAGAGGCATCGTAAGAGAATGTTGTGATAGGGTCAACACCTTGAATAAATTCAATACTTGCTGTGTATGTTCCTGAAGTCGTACACGTTTCTGCGTCACCATCAAAAGTATACGTTACATCATGTAACCCCGCAGTTGCAGAATCTAGATCTATTTCTCCTGTACTAGCGTCAACTGTTAGTGTTGCCGAGCTAAATGCACCTCCGGTTTCAAAACCATCTGCTAAAATTGGCATCGGGTTATTTTCTGCATTAGTACATGTTGCATCATAACTAAAGGTTAGTTCTGGTGAAAACGATTCGCTAACGACAACTTGTATTTCTGCTCTTGGACCTTCGCAACCGTTATCTGAAACGTAAGCTACATAGTAACTAGTTGTTCCAGTAGTTGATGTGTCTGGCGTTGGTGCAGTTGTACTACCTGCTCCTCCTTGTGCATCTGTAAACCACATGGTTGTATAAGTAGCAGAGGCAGTAACCGATAGTGCTT carries:
- a CDS encoding OmpA family protein encodes the protein MKKIYSFLSAALIATLGFAQNNQIETADKLFETYQYVDAIDAYLKLVEEHEGNAHVYKQLADSYYHVYNVEEASKWYAKAVQTSQDAETYFRYAQTLKSQGKYKEANKQMDVFAKLLPKDQRAITHLENPNYIPQLADKSKLFEVEEIEDISSNQSDFAPVLSNNNVLYFVSARDESGKKDSWTKSPYLDIYKSVRSSDGTLSEPEAENGLNTPYHDGPITLSTDGKTMIFARDGHSTKMYKKLKRSKVKLGQQGLFKATLVNGKWSNIEPLPFNSTEYSVTHPSLSSDGKTLYFASNMPGGLGDTDIWRVSVNGNSYGEPENLGERVNTAGKEGFPFISENHILYFASSGRQGFGGLDIFKVDLSKNDNAINLGNGVNTKSDDFAFSLNSAMQIGYFSSNRSGVDNIYGATPICQFEAIAFVKDATTNQIIPQANVSILDKDSNILATQETAKNGQTNFQVNCKNNYTFNVVKEGFESATVTVDESKGEQIIVEVALKPINEMITETEVKLENIYFEFNKSNITSQGALELDKLVKIMNDYPDMNIQVKSHTDTKGSASYNLKLSERRAQSTMQYLISKGVDKSRLSAKGMGSTEPKIDCKSNCTKEEDALNRRSEFLIIK
- a CDS encoding type IX secretion system membrane protein PorP/SprF; amino-acid sequence: MKKLYFTIAFALIILVSAQAQQDPQYTQYMYNMNVINPAYAGSKENLSLGLLYRSQWVNVPDAPKTATFSAHSPVGKNVGLGLSIISDKIGPVEENNVYADFSYTLNLGGEHRLALGMKAGATFQKIGLFSDIGNGYVVDANDEAFSQNTNNTHLNIGAGFFYYTNKYYVSFAVPNMLKSTYLDISNNNGEYKYGTDVMHYFLSAGYVFNLSENTKFKPSFLLKSAFDAPTSLDVSANVLFFDRFEIGATYRLDDSVGGMANFEITQGLRIGYAYDHVVSELNAYTSGSHEVMILFDLNFPKKVSVSPRFF